The [Limnothrix rosea] IAM M-220 nucleotide sequence TTGGCTTAAGAATTAATCTCCTTGCGGGAATTATCAACTACGGACTTTCCTTGCTTTCTTGATTCATGCAAGAGGTCTAATCTGTGTTTTTCCATGCTTCTCAATTTGAAAAGATAGCGATTAGAGAGAGAGAAGCTCAGGCACAATGGGATAATAATTGCCGTGCGTTTCCGAGTGGCTAATGAAATCCCGTTCTTTTTTCGTTTATCTTGGCCTACTGGCCGTGTTGTTACTGTCCATTGGGACAGCTAGCTGGTATGACATTTTGTCCCAGAGTCCTTTGCCCTGGCTAAAAGGTGGTGTCGCGACGAATCCCGCTGCGGCTTTATTTGTGCCCCGCCAAGCGCCATTGATGTTGTCGATGGTGGTAAATCCTGAAAAATTAGCCGCCTTAGGTTTAGTGCAGACTCCCTACGGTAAACGTCGCGAAACATTGCAAGAACTTCAACAGGCAAAAACGAGCCTGATGAGTGCCACAGGACTGGACTACACAAAACAAATTGAGCCGTGGCTAGGTAATGAAATTAGTTTTGCAGTAACAACGCTCGATGTGGATCGCAACCTTGAAAATGGTGTGACACCGGGGTATCTGTTGGTGGTTGAAGCGCGGGACAAAGAACTGGCCAAAGAATTTCTCCAGCTTGCCTATACTGAACAGGCTTTAGCGCCGGACTCTGGCTTACGTTATGAAACTTACAAGGGTGTAAATCTTGTTATTCCGGATGCAAAGACAAAGCAATTTGCCAGCGCCATTGTTGGGAATTATGTCTTGTTTGCCAGTGAAGGAAAAGTACTCCGTAGTGCGATTAATACGGTGCAAGTGCCTGATCTAAATCTCAGTCATGATCCGCAATATCTTGCAGCCCTCGAAACTATCGACCGTGATCATATTGGTATTGCTGTGGCAAATTTACCAGCCCTCAGTGCTTGGATTGCCAATGATATTAACCCTGAGGAACCAACTTTAAAACAGCGCTTAGCGGTCACTCTAAGTTTGCAAAATCAGGGATTAATTGCGGAGACTGCTCTCATTGGTGACACTGAGCCGGCGCTAAATCGCCCTATCCTAACGGAACCTGTGGAGGCTTTAACTTATGTTCCACCCCAAGCGCTACTTGCCGTCGCCGGGCGTGATCTAAAGCAGTTGTGGACGGATGCAACGACGGGACTAAATCCCCGTAGTCCGCTCTCCCAAATTTTGCAGCAGTCTGTTGTGGCTATCCAAGAGCCTCTAGGGATTGATTTGCCGGCAGATATTTTTGATTGGATTTCTAGTGATTATGCGTTGGCGATCGTTCCCAACTTGGATCGGAAAAATAGTGTGGATTGGCTGTTTGTGGCGGAGCGGGAACCTGAGGTGAATATTGACCCGATTATTGAACATTTTGATGAGCTTGCCCAAGAGAAGGGTTTAAGTGTCGGTAGATTACCGTTAGGCGATCGCCAAGTAACGGCATGGACAGCCATTGATACATCGAACCAAGATGATGACCTAGTCCAGCTCAATGCCCAGGTGCAAGGGGCCCATCTCAGCGTTGAAAATTACGAACTGTTTGCGAGCTCCGTTAAAGCCCTAAGCCGCGCTGTTAATGCGAATAAAAAGCAATCTTTATTAGATAACAAAAACTTTAAAGTGAGTCTACAGCAGCTCCCCAGCGAAAATGGGGGTTATCTTTATGCTGACTGGCGACAGGGCGCTCAACTCTTTAAAACCCAAGTGCCTATCTTGCGCGTTGTTGATTATGTCGCGAAGCCTTTCTTTAACCATCTAAATTCTTTGAGTCTCACCAGCTCTGGCAATACGGAGGATATTCGTCGTTCAACTTTATTCTTTACTTTATCTTCAGATCGTTTAGAAAATTGAGACTGGGAGCAGCTTTTGGAAAAATCACCCTAAGATGAAAATACGGAATCAAATTTAGGTCTGATGAAGTCTACATTAGATAATCTATATTGTTCTGAAACCATCTCGTGCCATCAAAGATCTCCATGACGCTGCCCATTGGACAGACCCTAAACGGACGCTACCGTATTACCCAAGAACTCGCCCGAGGCGGTTTTGGGGCAACTTTCCTCGCGGAAGATTTGTATTTGCCTGAACATCCCCATTGTGTGGTGAAGCAGCTGAAGCCCCAAGTCGATGATCCACAGTCGTTGAAGACTGCGAGGCGCTTGTTTGAGACGGAAGCGCAAATTTTGCATGAGCTGGGAAAGCATGAGCAAATTCCCCAGTTGTTTGCTTATTTTGAGGAGTCGCAGGAGTTTTATCTTGTTCAGGATTATATTGAGGGTCAAAGTTTACGGGATGAAATCCGCCAGCAGGGAAAGCTTTCTCAGGGGCAGGTGATTGCGATTCTTCGGGAAATCCTAGAGCTTTTGGTTTTTGTCCATGGTAATCAGGTGATTCACCGTGATTTAAATCCGAGTAATCTGATTCGTCGCACTGGCGATCGCCGCCTATGTTTGATTGATTTCGGGGCGGTAAAGAGGGTCACAACGCAGTTTCAACAGGCCACGGGTCGCGCGACGGTGGCGATCGGTACACAGGGTTATATTCCCAGCGAACAAGCCCAAGGTCGGCCACAATTTGGTAGTGATATCTATGCGGCAGGCATGATTGCCATTGAAGCCCTCACGGGTCAATTTCCCCATACCCTTGGCACGGATCCCCGCACTGCGGAACTGATTTGGCGAGATTTAGTTGATATTGATAAGTCTTTTGCTGATGTGATCGACAAGATGGTACGCCACGATTTCCGGGAGCGTTATTTTTCGGCGGAAGCTGTCCTTGCTGCCCTTGATGGGATGACAGCGCCTCAAACGTCTAATACGGTTGTTCTTGGTAAAGCTGCACCGCTAACCGAAGAGGTTAGTACAGAAGCTATCGCGACTTCTTCGTTTTACACACAGGTTCCCCAATCTTCAGATCTAACCTTTGGCCTCAATCCGAAGGATCGTGGTGCCATAGCTGTGGTTATTGGTTTAGGTGTCGCTGCTGTTGTTGGTGTGGGGGTTAGTTTAAATCTCGGTTGGCAGTGGTGGTCTGGCCGTCAGGCAACCCTAGAGCAATTTGAACAGGGTCAACTGTACCAGGAGCTAGGGGAGCCGGAAAATGCCCTTACTAGCTATCAGGATGTACTGGATCAAAATGCCCAGCACCGGGGGGCACTCTTGGGTAAGGCTCAAATTTTGCAACAATTGCAGCGGTACGATGAAGCTCTTGCTACTTATGATCAGCTTCTACAGGTGGATCCGAATGCTTGGGAAGCTTGGTGGGGGCGGGGCAAAATCTTGAGCGATCGCCAACAATATGATCAAGCGATCGCCTCCCTCAACAAAGCAATTCAAATTAATAGTAATAGCCTCGAAATTTGGCAAGCTAAAGCTCAAATTCATCTGGCACAGGATGATCAAACTAATGCCCTTAGCAGCTTAGAAATTATCCTTAAACTCGATAGCCGCCAAGCTTGGGCTTGGTATGAAAAGGGCTGGATTCACCACAAGCGTGAGGAATATAACGAGGCGATCGCCGCCTATGATCGTGCCCTGCGGATCAATAATGCCGACCCAAATATTTGGTATCAGAAGGGTAATAGCTACTTCAAGCTCGCAAATTATCAAGAATCAAAAAATGCCTATGCCCGTGTCGTACGGCTCAAGCCAGACCATGCCCCCGCCTGGTATAGTCTCGGCATTTCCCACGAAAATCTCAAACAATATCGCGATGCCCAAGATGCCTTTGCGAAAGTTATTGAGCTAGAGCCGAGTAATGATCGAGCTTGGTATCACCTCGCTTGGAATGCCCAGAGAGCTGATGATAAATCCACGGCGATCGCCGCCTACCGTCGGACTGTCGAGCTCAAGGGTAACGACCACACAAGCTGGCTAAATCTGGCTAATTTACTCTACGAATCAAAAGATTATCCCCAAGCAATCTCAGCCTATGACCGCGCCCTTGGCCTCAAACCCCAAGATGGTGACAGTTGGGAGCTCAAGGGTAATGCCCATCTCACCCTCGATCAATATGCCGAGGCGATCGCCGCCTACGATCAAGCCCTCCAATACAAACCCGAAGACGAAAATATCCGAGCAAATCGCGAACAGGCTCAAAAAGAGCTAGATCGACGTAATATTCGAGAAAAGATTCAAGAAGAAGTTCAGGAAGGACTAGAAGAAACAGTAGAAGATATCGAAGCGGGATTGGGTCGTCTTTTTCCTTGGTTGTAGTCGTTGGGGTTGACTGGCGATCGCCGCTTTAGTGATCAAGTTCAGCCAGCTCTAACCAACGCTCCGTTTTCGTTTCAATTTCCTGATTGAGTTGGGTCAAAGCGTCAGAGAGACTTTGTAGTTTTTCATAGTCGCCATCTGCCTGCTGACAAAGTTGCGCTTCGAGGGCGGCTTTTTTCTTTTCTAGCTCAGGAATAACCCTCATTTCGAGGCGCTCTAATTCTTTGCGTTGGTAGTTAGACAAGCGATTTGGGACAGATTTGGGCTTTTGGTAGGTTTTTGCTTTGGTTTTCGTGGGCGCTTTAGTCGGTGTTGCCTTTACTTGGGCAGCTTCTTGCTCCGCTTTTTTTGCCTCTTCTATTTTTTTATAGTCAAGGTAAACCGAGTAGTTGCCGGGATACTGGCGTAATGTACCCTGCCCTTCCAACGAAAAAATTGTATGTACAGTGCGGTCAAGGAAATAACGGTCGTGGGCAACAATGACAACGCAACCATTAAAATCCTCTAGATAGTCTTCGAGAATGGATAGGGTCTGGACATCAAGATCATTGGTCGGCTCGTCAAGGATCAAGAGGTTTGGCGCGGCCATGAGGATTTTGAGTAAAAATAAGCGGCGTTTTTCACCACCAGAAAGTTTGTGGATCGGGGCATATTGTTGATCGGGGGGAAAGAGAAATCGCTCTAACATTTGTGATGCTGAAATTTGTGTGCCATCGGCTGTTTCAACGTAGGTCGCCACGTCTTTGATGTATTCGATGACCCGTTGTTGCTGCGTTTTTTCGTCGAGGTCATCGGAATGTTGGTCAAAATAGCCAATATGAATCGTGCTCCCAATATCGACTGTGCCGGAGTCGGGCTCGATGCGTTGGGTAATGAGATTTAGAAATGTAGATTTGCCTGCGCCATTGCCGCCAATGATACCGATACGATCGCCGGGATTAAACTCGTAGGTAAAGTTTTTAATAATTAGGCGATCGCCGTAGGATTTAGCAAGATTTTCCACTTCGATCACCTTTTTGCCGATGCGTCTGCCGGGTGTATCGATTTCAACCTTACCTTGCGCCTCTTTAAAAACCTTGTCTTTCATGTCATGGATGCGGTCAATGCGGGCTTTTTGTTTTGTGGCTCTCGCTTGGGGGCCCCGCTTTAACCATTCCAACTCCCGTCGCAATACCCCTTTATGTTTTTGTTGGCTACTGATGGCTGCTTCTTCGGCGAGGGCTTTTTTTTCTAAATAATAGGAATAGTTGCCGGAGTAGGCATAGAGGTCACCGCGGTCAATTTCGAGGATACGATTGGTGACTTGATCGAGAAAATAACGGTCGTGGGTAATCAGTAATATTGCCCCGGAATAGTTATTGAGATAGCTCTGCAACCATTCCACAGAGTCGGCATCAAGGTGGTTTGTCGGCTCATCCATCAGCAGCAAATCGGGTTCTGACAAAAGCGCTGCCGCTAGGGCAATGCGTTTACGATAGCCACCGGAAAGACTCCCGACCTTCACTTCCAAATCGGTAATGCCGAGTTTACTTAAAATAATTTTGGCATTGGTCTCCATTTCCCACGCATTGAGCGCGTCCATTTTGGCGGTAATTTCCGATAGCTTGCCCATCAGGCTATTTAGCTCATCCCCCTCGGCGATCGCCATCCGATGGGAGAGGTCTTCATAATCCCGTACCCATTTCATTTGCTCACTACAATCAGCAAAAACTTGGTCGAGTACCGTATTCTCTGGGTCAATCTCAGGTTGCTGAGGGAGATAAACGATCCTTGCACCAGACCGTACCAACCGTTTGCCACTATCAATCGGTTCGATGCCAGCGATCATTTTGAGTAATGTCGATTTGCCGCCACCATTCACGCCAATTAACCCGACCTTTTCAGTGTCATCAACACTAAAGTTCCCCTCTCGCAGGATCTCTTTAATCCCAAAATCTTTTGAGACGGATTGTAGGGTGATGATACTCATGGGTTTGCCGGAAAATTTGACTTCCAATACCTTAACCGAATTAGCTCCTGTGAGAATAAGGAGAGGCGATCGCCCCCGAACTCAGAGAAAATTAAAGACTAGACAAAGATCGCCTCAAATTGCTTTCATACAAGAATTTATGCGATATGATGCCGCTAGACTTAGTAATATATCTCACGCCTCTTGGTGACCTTCGAACAAATGACTCAGAAATACAGCATTATCGGTGCCGCTTGTACAACATTGTTGGTTACCGCAATGCCAGCCTTAGCCCAGACTTCTGATACACCGGAAGTTATGGAAGATACCATGATGATGGAAGACGCTGAGGCGATGGAAGATTTCGAACCCCTTGATAAAGATGTCTCCACTGAAGCTGCGGATCTCAAGATTCGACCTAGGTTTGCCGTTAAACGAACAACCGATGTTAATGGCGCTGAAGGCCTAAACTACGTCGGTGGTTTTCTACCTGTTTTTCAA carries:
- a CDS encoding DUF3352 domain-containing protein, with translation MKSRSFFVYLGLLAVLLLSIGTASWYDILSQSPLPWLKGGVATNPAAALFVPRQAPLMLSMVVNPEKLAALGLVQTPYGKRRETLQELQQAKTSLMSATGLDYTKQIEPWLGNEISFAVTTLDVDRNLENGVTPGYLLVVEARDKELAKEFLQLAYTEQALAPDSGLRYETYKGVNLVIPDAKTKQFASAIVGNYVLFASEGKVLRSAINTVQVPDLNLSHDPQYLAALETIDRDHIGIAVANLPALSAWIANDINPEEPTLKQRLAVTLSLQNQGLIAETALIGDTEPALNRPILTEPVEALTYVPPQALLAVAGRDLKQLWTDATTGLNPRSPLSQILQQSVVAIQEPLGIDLPADIFDWISSDYALAIVPNLDRKNSVDWLFVAEREPEVNIDPIIEHFDELAQEKGLSVGRLPLGDRQVTAWTAIDTSNQDDDLVQLNAQVQGAHLSVENYELFASSVKALSRAVNANKKQSLLDNKNFKVSLQQLPSENGGYLYADWRQGAQLFKTQVPILRVVDYVAKPFFNHLNSLSLTSSGNTEDIRRSTLFFTLSSDRLEN
- a CDS encoding serine/threonine-protein kinase, encoding MTLPIGQTLNGRYRITQELARGGFGATFLAEDLYLPEHPHCVVKQLKPQVDDPQSLKTARRLFETEAQILHELGKHEQIPQLFAYFEESQEFYLVQDYIEGQSLRDEIRQQGKLSQGQVIAILREILELLVFVHGNQVIHRDLNPSNLIRRTGDRRLCLIDFGAVKRVTTQFQQATGRATVAIGTQGYIPSEQAQGRPQFGSDIYAAGMIAIEALTGQFPHTLGTDPRTAELIWRDLVDIDKSFADVIDKMVRHDFRERYFSAEAVLAALDGMTAPQTSNTVVLGKAAPLTEEVSTEAIATSSFYTQVPQSSDLTFGLNPKDRGAIAVVIGLGVAAVVGVGVSLNLGWQWWSGRQATLEQFEQGQLYQELGEPENALTSYQDVLDQNAQHRGALLGKAQILQQLQRYDEALATYDQLLQVDPNAWEAWWGRGKILSDRQQYDQAIASLNKAIQINSNSLEIWQAKAQIHLAQDDQTNALSSLEIILKLDSRQAWAWYEKGWIHHKREEYNEAIAAYDRALRINNADPNIWYQKGNSYFKLANYQESKNAYARVVRLKPDHAPAWYSLGISHENLKQYRDAQDAFAKVIELEPSNDRAWYHLAWNAQRADDKSTAIAAYRRTVELKGNDHTSWLNLANLLYESKDYPQAISAYDRALGLKPQDGDSWELKGNAHLTLDQYAEAIAAYDQALQYKPEDENIRANREQAQKELDRRNIREKIQEEVQEGLEETVEDIEAGLGRLFPWL
- a CDS encoding ABC-F family ATP-binding cassette domain-containing protein, which encodes MSIITLQSVSKDFGIKEILREGNFSVDDTEKVGLIGVNGGGKSTLLKMIAGIEPIDSGKRLVRSGARIVYLPQQPEIDPENTVLDQVFADCSEQMKWVRDYEDLSHRMAIAEGDELNSLMGKLSEITAKMDALNAWEMETNAKIILSKLGITDLEVKVGSLSGGYRKRIALAAALLSEPDLLLMDEPTNHLDADSVEWLQSYLNNYSGAILLITHDRYFLDQVTNRILEIDRGDLYAYSGNYSYYLEKKALAEEAAISSQQKHKGVLRRELEWLKRGPQARATKQKARIDRIHDMKDKVFKEAQGKVEIDTPGRRIGKKVIEVENLAKSYGDRLIIKNFTYEFNPGDRIGIIGGNGAGKSTFLNLITQRIEPDSGTVDIGSTIHIGYFDQHSDDLDEKTQQQRVIEYIKDVATYVETADGTQISASQMLERFLFPPDQQYAPIHKLSGGEKRRLFLLKILMAAPNLLILDEPTNDLDVQTLSILEDYLEDFNGCVVIVAHDRYFLDRTVHTIFSLEGQGTLRQYPGNYSVYLDYKKIEEAKKAEQEAAQVKATPTKAPTKTKAKTYQKPKSVPNRLSNYQRKELERLEMRVIPELEKKKAALEAQLCQQADGDYEKLQSLSDALTQLNQEIETKTERWLELAELDH